The Bradysia coprophila strain Holo2 chromosome IV unlocalized genomic scaffold, BU_Bcop_v1 contig_81, whole genome shotgun sequence genome has a window encoding:
- the LOC119072414 gene encoding protein rtoA-like isoform X4, which translates to MSKILIALLVAVAICQVHGVPAPEAQNCGGRGGNGGGNRGPPPRFFGPGAQARYQEEVNRRAAEEVERRNAEARAAVERVNAAARAEAARKAQEKAAANKAAADKAAANKAAADKAAADKAAADKAAAEHNSGSTSSGSTSDGSTSSGSTSSGSTSSGSTSDGSTSSGSTTSGSISGGSTATETTTSTSGSTATETNTSGSTTEESTGSVSTTGA; encoded by the exons ATGTCGAAGATATTAATTGCCTTATTGGTTGCAGTCGCTATTTGCCAG GTTCATGGTGTTCCTGCACCTGAAGCACAAAACTGTGGTGGTCGTGGTGGCAATGGCGGTGGCAATCGTGGTCCTCCACCAAGATTTTTTGGCCCAGGCGCTCAAGCACGTTATCAAGAGGAAGTTAATCGTCGTGCTGCAGAAGAAGTTGAGCGTCGTAATGCCGAGGCCCGTGCAGCAGTTGAAAGAGTTAACGCTGCAGCACGAGCGGAAGCAGCACGAAAAGCACAGGAAAAGGCTGCAGCGAATAAGGCTGCTGCGGATAAAGCTGCAGCAAATAAGGCTGCTGCGGACAAAGCAGCTGCGGACAAGGCTGCTGCAGACAAAGCTGCCGCAGAGCATAATAGTGGATCAACTTCAAGTGGTTCAACTTCAGATGGTTCAACTTCGAGTGGTTCAACTTCAAGTGGTTCAACTTCAAGCGGTTCAACTTCAGATGGTTCAACTTCAAGCGGTTCAACTACAAGTGGTTCAATTTCTGGTGGATCAACTGCAACCGAAACAACTACAAG TACAAGCGGATCAACTGCAACAGAAACAAATACAAGTGGATCAACCACTGAAGAATCAACTGGTTCAGTATCAACTACCGGTGCTTAA
- the LOC119072414 gene encoding tol-Pal system protein TolA-like isoform X3: MSKILIALLVAVAICQVHGVPAPEAQNCGGRGGNGGGNRGPPPRFFGPGAQARYQEEVNRRAAEEVERRNAEARAAVERVNAAARAEAARKAQEKAAANKAAADKAAANKAAADKAAADKAAADKAAAEHNSGSTSSGSTSDGSTSSGSTSSGSTSSGSTSDGSTSSGSTTSGSISGGSTATETTTSATETTTSGSTATETNTSGSTTEESTGSVSTTGA, translated from the exons ATGTCGAAGATATTAATTGCCTTATTGGTTGCAGTCGCTATTTGCCAG GTTCATGGTGTTCCTGCACCTGAAGCACAAAACTGTGGTGGTCGTGGTGGCAATGGCGGTGGCAATCGTGGTCCTCCACCAAGATTTTTTGGCCCAGGCGCTCAAGCACGTTATCAAGAGGAAGTTAATCGTCGTGCTGCAGAAGAAGTTGAGCGTCGTAATGCCGAGGCCCGTGCAGCAGTTGAAAGAGTTAACGCTGCAGCACGAGCGGAAGCAGCACGAAAAGCACAGGAAAAGGCTGCAGCGAATAAGGCTGCTGCGGATAAAGCTGCAGCAAATAAGGCTGCTGCGGACAAAGCAGCTGCGGACAAGGCTGCTGCAGACAAAGCTGCCGCAGAGCATAATAGTGGATCAACTTCAAGTGGTTCAACTTCAGATGGTTCAACTTCGAGTGGTTCAACTTCAAGTGGTTCAACTTCAAGCGGTTCAACTTCAGATGGTTCAACTTCAAGCGGTTCAACTACAAGTGGTTCAATTTCTGGTGGATCAACTGCAACCGAAACAACTACAAG TGCAACGGAAACAACTACAAGCGGATCAACTGCAACAGAAACAAATACAAGTGGATCAACCACTGAAGAATCAACTGGTTCAGTATCAACTACCGGTGCTTAA
- the LOC119072414 gene encoding protein rtoA-like isoform X1 gives MSKILIALLVAVAICQVHGVPAPEAQNCGGRGGNGGGNRGPPPRFFGPGAQARYQEEVNRRAAEEVERRNAEARAAVERVNAAARAEAARKAQEKAAANKAAADKAAANKAAADKAAADKAAADKAAAEHNSGSTSSGSTSDGSTSSGSTSSGSTSSGSTSDGSTSSGSTTSGSISGGSTATETTTSESTSSGSTSSGSISSDSSSTGSNATETTTSGSTATETNTSGSTTEESTGSVSTTGA, from the exons ATGTCGAAGATATTAATTGCCTTATTGGTTGCAGTCGCTATTTGCCAG GTTCATGGTGTTCCTGCACCTGAAGCACAAAACTGTGGTGGTCGTGGTGGCAATGGCGGTGGCAATCGTGGTCCTCCACCAAGATTTTTTGGCCCAGGCGCTCAAGCACGTTATCAAGAGGAAGTTAATCGTCGTGCTGCAGAAGAAGTTGAGCGTCGTAATGCCGAGGCCCGTGCAGCAGTTGAAAGAGTTAACGCTGCAGCACGAGCGGAAGCAGCACGAAAAGCACAGGAAAAGGCTGCAGCGAATAAGGCTGCTGCGGATAAAGCTGCAGCAAATAAGGCTGCTGCGGACAAAGCAGCTGCGGACAAGGCTGCTGCAGACAAAGCTGCCGCAGAGCATAATAGTGGATCAACTTCAAGTGGTTCAACTTCAGATGGTTCAACTTCGAGTGGTTCAACTTCAAGTGGTTCAACTTCAAGCGGTTCAACTTCAGATGGTTCAACTTCAAGCGGTTCAACTACAAGTGGTTCAATTTCTGGTGGATCAACTGCAACCGAAACAACTACAAGCGAATCAACTTCAAGTGGTTCAACTTCAAGTGGTTCAATTTCAAGCGATTCATCCTCAACTGGTTCAAATGCAACGGAAACAACTACAAGCGGATCAACTGCAACAGAAACAAATACAAGTGGATCAACCACTGAAGAATCAACTGGTTCAGTATCAACTACCGGTGCTTAA
- the LOC119072414 gene encoding tol-Pal system protein TolA-like isoform X5 yields the protein MSKILIALLVAVAICQVHGVPAPEAQNCGGRGGNGGGNRGPPPRFFGPGAQARYQEEVNRRAAEEVERRNAEARAAVERVNAAARAEAARKAQEKAAANKAAADKAAANKAAADKAAADKAAADKAAAEHNSGSTSSGSTSDGSTSSGSTSSGSTSSGSTSDGSTSSGSTTSGSNATETTTSGSTATETNTSGSTTEESTGSVSTTGA from the exons ATGTCGAAGATATTAATTGCCTTATTGGTTGCAGTCGCTATTTGCCAG GTTCATGGTGTTCCTGCACCTGAAGCACAAAACTGTGGTGGTCGTGGTGGCAATGGCGGTGGCAATCGTGGTCCTCCACCAAGATTTTTTGGCCCAGGCGCTCAAGCACGTTATCAAGAGGAAGTTAATCGTCGTGCTGCAGAAGAAGTTGAGCGTCGTAATGCCGAGGCCCGTGCAGCAGTTGAAAGAGTTAACGCTGCAGCACGAGCGGAAGCAGCACGAAAAGCACAGGAAAAGGCTGCAGCGAATAAGGCTGCTGCGGATAAAGCTGCAGCAAATAAGGCTGCTGCGGACAAAGCAGCTGCGGACAAGGCTGCTGCAGACAAAGCTGCCGCAGAGCATAATAGTGGATCAACTTCAAGTGGTTCAACTTCAGATGGTTCAACTTCGAGTGGTTCAACTTCAAGTGGTTCAACTTCAAGCGGTTCAACTTCAGATGGTTCAACTTCAAGCGGTTCAACTACAAGTG GTTCAAATGCAACGGAAACAACTACAAGCGGATCAACTGCAACAGAAACAAATACAAGTGGATCAACCACTGAAGAATCAACTGGTTCAGTATCAACTACCGGTGCTTAA
- the LOC119072414 gene encoding protein rtoA-like isoform X2, with product MSKILIALLVAVAICQVHGVPAPEAQNCGGRGGNGGGNRGPPPRFFGPGAQARYQEEVNRRAAEEVERRNAEARAAVERVNAAARAEAARKAQEKAAANKAAADKAAANKAAADKAAADKAAADKAAAEHNSGSTSSGSTSDGSTSSGSTSSGSTSSGSTSDGSTSSGSTTSGSTSSGSTSSGSISSDSSSTGSNATETTTSGSTATETNTSGSTTEESTGSVSTTGA from the exons ATGTCGAAGATATTAATTGCCTTATTGGTTGCAGTCGCTATTTGCCAG GTTCATGGTGTTCCTGCACCTGAAGCACAAAACTGTGGTGGTCGTGGTGGCAATGGCGGTGGCAATCGTGGTCCTCCACCAAGATTTTTTGGCCCAGGCGCTCAAGCACGTTATCAAGAGGAAGTTAATCGTCGTGCTGCAGAAGAAGTTGAGCGTCGTAATGCCGAGGCCCGTGCAGCAGTTGAAAGAGTTAACGCTGCAGCACGAGCGGAAGCAGCACGAAAAGCACAGGAAAAGGCTGCAGCGAATAAGGCTGCTGCGGATAAAGCTGCAGCAAATAAGGCTGCTGCGGACAAAGCAGCTGCGGACAAGGCTGCTGCAGACAAAGCTGCCGCAGAGCATAATAGTGGATCAACTTCAAGTGGTTCAACTTCAGATGGTTCAACTTCGAGTGGTTCAACTTCAAGTGGTTCAACTTCAAGCGGTTCAACTTCAGATGGTTCAACTTCAAGCGGTTCAACTACAAGTGGT TCAACTTCAAGTGGTTCAACTTCAAGTGGTTCAATTTCAAGCGATTCATCCTCAACTGGTTCAAATGCAACGGAAACAACTACAAGCGGATCAACTGCAACAGAAACAAATACAAGTGGATCAACCACTGAAGAATCAACTGGTTCAGTATCAACTACCGGTGCTTAA